A window of the Dickeya dianthicola NCPPB 453 genome harbors these coding sequences:
- the cpxA gene encoding envelope stress sensor histidine kinase CpxA has product MINSLTARIFAIFWLTLALVLMLVLMLPKLDSRQLTPLLENEQRQGLMLEQHIEAELASDPANDLLWWRRLFRVIEKWAPPGQRLLLVTSEGRVIGAQRNEMQMVRNFIGQSDSADFPQKKKYGRLELLGPFSVRDGEDSYLMYMLRPASSPQSDFINLLFDRPLLLLIITMLTSSPLLLWLAWSLAKPARKLKNAADEVARGNLKQHPELESGPQEFRATGASFNQMVSALERMVTAQQRLLSDISHELRTPLTRLQLATALLRRRQGEGNELNRIETETQRLDAMINDLLVLSRNQHKYELSREELQADELWNDVLDDARFEAEQVGKTLDVLSPPGPWPLFGNPTALDSALENVVRNALRYSHSRIAVSFSADAQGVTIVVGDDGPGVSPEDREQIFRPFYRTDEARDRESGGTGLGLAIVETAISQHRGWAKADESPLGGLQLTLWLPLYQR; this is encoded by the coding sequence ATGATCAACAGTCTTACCGCCCGGATCTTCGCTATTTTCTGGCTGACGCTGGCCCTGGTGCTGATGCTGGTGCTGATGTTGCCCAAGCTGGACTCCCGGCAACTCACTCCCCTACTGGAAAACGAGCAACGGCAGGGGCTGATGCTGGAACAGCACATTGAGGCCGAGCTGGCGAGCGATCCGGCCAACGATTTATTATGGTGGCGACGTCTGTTTCGCGTGATCGAAAAATGGGCGCCGCCCGGCCAACGCCTGCTGCTGGTCACCAGCGAAGGGCGCGTGATTGGCGCCCAGCGCAATGAAATGCAGATGGTGCGCAACTTCATCGGCCAGTCCGACAGCGCCGATTTCCCGCAGAAGAAAAAATACGGCCGGCTGGAATTACTGGGGCCGTTTTCCGTGCGCGACGGCGAAGACAGCTACCTGATGTACATGCTGCGCCCCGCCAGCAGCCCGCAATCCGATTTTATCAACCTGCTGTTCGACCGCCCGCTGTTGCTGCTGATCATCACCATGCTCACCAGCTCACCGCTGTTGTTGTGGCTGGCCTGGAGCCTGGCGAAACCGGCGCGCAAGCTGAAGAACGCCGCCGATGAAGTGGCGCGCGGCAACCTGAAGCAGCATCCGGAACTGGAGTCCGGTCCGCAGGAATTCCGGGCGACCGGCGCCAGCTTCAACCAGATGGTGAGCGCGCTGGAGCGAATGGTGACGGCGCAACAGCGCCTGTTGTCCGACATTTCCCATGAGCTGCGCACCCCATTGACCCGCCTGCAACTGGCGACCGCGCTATTACGCCGCCGTCAGGGCGAAGGCAACGAACTGAACCGCATCGAAACCGAAACCCAGCGGCTCGACGCCATGATCAACGACCTGCTGGTGCTGTCGCGCAACCAGCACAAGTATGAGCTGTCGCGGGAAGAGCTGCAGGCGGATGAACTGTGGAACGATGTGCTGGATGACGCCCGCTTTGAAGCCGAGCAGGTGGGTAAAACGCTGGACGTCTTGTCCCCTCCGGGCCCCTGGCCGTTGTTCGGCAACCCGACCGCCCTCGACAGTGCGCTGGAAAACGTGGTGCGCAATGCGCTGCGTTACTCGCACAGCCGCATCGCCGTGTCGTTCTCGGCCGATGCGCAGGGCGTTACCATTGTCGTTGGCGACGATGGCCCCGGCGTCAGCCCGGAGGATCGTGAACAGATTTTCCGGCCGTTCTACCGCACCGATGAAGCCCGCGATCGCGAGTCCGGCGGCACCGGGCTGGGTCTGGCGATCGTCGAAACCGCCATTTCCCAGCATCGAGGCTGG
- the cpxR gene encoding envelope stress response regulator transcription factor CpxR, whose amino-acid sequence MNKILLVDDDRELTSLLRELLEMEGFNVIVAHDGEQALSVLDDSVDLLLLDIMMPKKNGIDTLKEVRQRYQTPVIMLTARGSELDRVLGLELGADDYLPKPFNDRELVARIRAILRRSIWTDQQQAGEASAPTIEVDALRLNPGRQEASFDNDVLDLTGTEFTLLYLLAQRLGQVVSREHLSQEVLGKRLTPFDRAIDMHISNLRRKLPERKDGLPWFKTLRGRGYLMVSTA is encoded by the coding sequence ATGAATAAAATCCTGTTGGTTGATGACGATCGCGAGCTGACGTCCCTGTTGCGGGAATTGCTCGAAATGGAAGGCTTTAACGTCATTGTCGCCCATGACGGCGAACAGGCGTTAAGCGTGCTGGATGACTCGGTTGACCTGTTATTGCTGGATATCATGATGCCGAAGAAAAACGGCATCGATACACTCAAGGAAGTGCGTCAGCGCTACCAGACGCCGGTGATCATGCTTACCGCCCGCGGCAGCGAGCTGGACCGCGTGCTCGGCCTGGAGTTGGGCGCGGACGACTATCTGCCTAAGCCCTTCAATGATCGCGAGCTGGTTGCCCGCATCCGCGCCATTCTGCGCCGCTCCATCTGGACCGACCAACAGCAGGCGGGCGAAGCCAGCGCACCGACTATCGAAGTGGATGCGCTACGGCTTAATCCGGGCCGTCAGGAAGCCAGCTTCGACAACGACGTGCTGGATCTGACCGGCACCGAATTCACGCTGCTCTACCTGCTGGCGCAGCGCCTGGGTCAGGTGGTGTCGCGCGAACACCTCAGCCAGGAAGTGCTGGGCAAGCGCCTCACGCCGTTCGATCGCGCCATCGACATGCATATCTCCAACCTGCGGCGCAAATTGCCTGAGCGAAAGGATGGGCTGCCCTGGTTTAAAACCTTGCGCGGCAGAGGCTATCTGATGGTTTCCACCGCATGA